The DNA sequence GAGCGAGGCTGATCGCCATAAGCGATTCTCTCAAAGAGCTCCACACCCTCATGCTTTCTCTAGAGGTAACCTACTATACTACCTCTTTATGTAAACAAACACCGCGCATTTTTCAACgtttaaaatttgtatgtaGAAAATGAGATCGAATCACAAGGCGCAAATGGATGAAGCATTAGGCCGGATCAAGGAGAGCAGAGAGGTGGTGAGGGAGAGAGCGAGGCGATGGTCGAAAGAGGAGAGGGAAAATGAGGGTGTTATTGCGGAGGTGATTGAATTTGTGGGAGATGGTGAAGAGAGTGATGGATTGTTGTGGGAAATGGATGGCAAGATTCAGGAGAAGAAGAGGAGTGTGAATGGAATCTATAGATTCTTGGTTGGAACAGCGAGATTCGGATTGGAATTTTCGGTTGTTTTTGCTACGATTTACATGAGTTTGGAGTTTGCTAGGAAGCACAAGAATGGAGGTATGGATGAATCAAGAATGCAGACACAATTCAATGGTGACACTGAGGTTCATTTAGATGTTTTGTGTGGGCGAGGCTGAGTTTTTTAGTGTGATAGtttgttttgttaaaaatGTGACACTAAATTTACTACTAACTCAAGATCCCTTGTTCTTAACTATACATGTTGTTCTAATGGAAACAGAAATTCAACTTTACTCTATAGTTTTCCTATTTTTTGCCACGAGTTGatagtttaaaatttacaataaatggTTACTAGCTACGATTGATTTCTCCATAGTGGAATATAAATTTGGGACTAGTCTGTCTAATTTTTTGATCTATGAAATTTAT is a window from the Salvia hispanica cultivar TCC Black 2014 chromosome 1, UniMelb_Shisp_WGS_1.0, whole genome shotgun sequence genome containing:
- the LOC125204533 gene encoding uncharacterized protein LOC125204533 codes for the protein MELKNHDKIHILADKTLGLHRKIDNIINEHSFNLCSHCSSHGRYCIVADSSPDERARLIAISDSLKELHTLMLSLEKMRSNHKAQMDEALGRIKESREVVRERARRWSKEERENEGVIAEVIEFVGDGEESDGLLWEMDGKIQEKKRSVNGIYRFLVGTARFGLEFSVVFATIYMSLEFARKHKNGGMDESRMQTQFNGDTEVHLDVLCGRG